In a genomic window of [Empedobacter] haloabium:
- a CDS encoding ATP-binding SpoIIE family protein phosphatase produces the protein METVLAAQGRQTCHPVAEASQVGSVRRAAADLCARLGFDETDAGEVAIVVSEAATNVLKHAGHGEILLRPLRCGDAHGIEILALDRGPGITSLADSMADGTSTAGSYGVGMGAMQRLACEFDIWSAPGKGTVVMMALWQRGAVRPERALHCGAVCLPMRGEEVAGDSWALAGDATSATAIVADGLGHGPLAAEASELACAVAMQGAHQGAAIILDDAHAALRATRGAAVAAVRFDMLRDELTFAGIGNISAHLFGGDDRRQLLSHNGIVGSNMRKVQEFAAPWDADSLLVLHSDGLTARWNLGDYPGLARCHPAVIAGVLYRDFTRGRDDVTVLALRDRQGWTP, from the coding sequence ATGGAAACCGTTCTAGCGGCACAAGGCAGGCAGACCTGTCATCCCGTGGCCGAGGCGAGCCAGGTCGGTTCGGTGCGCCGCGCCGCGGCCGACCTGTGCGCGCGCCTGGGCTTCGACGAGACCGACGCCGGCGAGGTCGCCATCGTCGTCAGCGAGGCCGCCACCAACGTGCTGAAACATGCCGGCCATGGCGAGATCCTGCTGCGGCCACTGCGCTGCGGCGACGCGCACGGCATCGAAATCCTGGCACTGGACCGCGGCCCCGGCATCACCAGCCTGGCGGACAGCATGGCGGACGGCACCTCCACGGCGGGCAGCTACGGCGTCGGCATGGGCGCCATGCAGCGCCTGGCCTGCGAGTTCGACATCTGGAGCGCACCCGGCAAGGGCACCGTCGTCATGATGGCGCTGTGGCAGCGCGGCGCCGTGCGTCCCGAACGCGCGCTGCACTGCGGCGCGGTGTGCCTGCCGATGCGCGGCGAGGAAGTGGCCGGCGACAGCTGGGCGCTGGCCGGCGACGCCACCAGCGCCACCGCCATCGTGGCCGATGGCCTCGGCCACGGCCCGCTGGCCGCCGAGGCTTCCGAACTGGCCTGCGCGGTGGCGATGCAAGGCGCACACCAAGGCGCCGCCATCATCCTGGACGACGCCCATGCGGCACTGCGCGCCACGCGCGGCGCCGCCGTGGCAGCGGTGCGTTTCGACATGCTGCGCGACGAGCTGACGTTCGCCGGCATCGGCAACATCAGCGCGCACCTGTTCGGCGGCGACGACCGGCGCCAGCTGTTGTCGCACAACGGCATCGTCGGCAGCAATATGCGCAAGGTGCAGGAATTCGCCGCGCCGTGGGATGCGGACAGCCTGCTGGTGCTGCATTCGGATGGCCTGACGGCGCGCTGGAACCTGGGCGACTACCCCGGCTTGGCGCGCTGCCACCCGGCCGTCATCGCCGGGGTGCTGTACCGCGACTTCACGCGCGGGCGCGATGACGTGACGGTATTGGCACTGCGCGACCGCCAGGGGTGGACGCCATGA
- a CDS encoding anti-sigma regulatory factor, which translates to MSNNDVDALVLPIRSDEDVVRLRQSVREQMIAAGFSLIDQTKMITAASELARNTLRYGGGGEAHMMKLMNGMRQGIGLTFIDHGPGIPDLKQALTDGFTTGGGMGLGLSGAKRLADEFDIESAPGQGTTVKISKWKPF; encoded by the coding sequence TTGAGCAATAACGACGTCGACGCGCTGGTGCTGCCGATCCGGTCCGACGAGGACGTGGTACGGCTGCGCCAGTCCGTGCGCGAACAGATGATCGCCGCCGGCTTCAGCCTGATCGACCAGACCAAGATGATCACGGCGGCCAGCGAACTGGCCCGCAACACGCTGCGCTACGGCGGCGGCGGCGAAGCACACATGATGAAACTGATGAATGGCATGCGCCAGGGGATCGGCCTGACCTTCATCGACCACGGGCCCGGCATTCCGGACCTGAAGCAGGCGCTTACCGATGGTTTCACGACCGGCGGCGGCATGGGCCTCGGCCTGTCCGGCGCCAAGCGGCTGGCCGACGAATTCGACATCGAATCGGCACCCGGCCAAGGCACGACAGTAAAGATCAGCAAATGGAAACCGTTCTAG
- a CDS encoding STAS domain-containing protein, whose translation MERIPILKMGDLLLVTIQVDMHDRLAMTLQDDLTSRIVKDRARGVLIDISALDIVDSFIGRMISNTAAMARVLDARTVLVGMQPAVAITLVELGLTLHGVQTALNVEKGVALLQRQAD comes from the coding sequence ATGGAACGCATCCCCATTCTGAAGATGGGCGACCTGCTGCTGGTCACCATCCAGGTCGACATGCACGACCGCCTGGCCATGACCTTGCAGGACGACCTGACGAGCCGCATCGTCAAGGACCGCGCGCGCGGCGTGCTGATCGACATCTCGGCGCTGGACATCGTCGATTCCTTCATCGGCCGCATGATCAGCAACACGGCGGCGATGGCGCGCGTGCTCGACGCGCGCACGGTGCTGGTCGGCATGCAGCCGGCCGTCGCCATCACGCTGGTGGAGCTGGGCCTGACCCTGCATGGCGTGCAAACGGCACTGAACGTGGAAAAAGGCGTCGCCCTTCTCCAGCGGCAGGCGGACTAA
- a CDS encoding STAS domain-containing protein has translation MSMATTGHLAKILNDNQEALLEGWLGGMLSRLVRRDKAAEADIRQHASRFLPLVVKAVEKGQGYDFDASAFADVRAQLAEMSAARVRQGYSPTETATFIFALKEPVFALLRTALAGDANALAAELTDSGALFDRMGLYTVEQYQKGRENVILRQQQELLELSTPVVQLWKDVLALPLIGTLDSARTQVVMENLLQKIIETGASIAIIDITGVPTVDTLVAQHLLKTVAAARLMGADCIISGIRPQIAQTIVHLGVNLEDVTTKATLADAFLVALKRVGATVTRTDKAA, from the coding sequence ATGAGCATGGCAACGACCGGCCACCTGGCCAAAATCCTCAATGACAATCAGGAGGCCCTGCTGGAAGGTTGGCTGGGCGGAATGCTGTCCCGCCTGGTGCGCCGTGACAAGGCCGCCGAAGCGGACATCCGCCAGCATGCGAGCCGCTTCCTGCCGCTCGTCGTGAAGGCCGTCGAGAAGGGCCAGGGCTACGATTTCGACGCTTCCGCGTTTGCCGACGTGCGCGCACAACTGGCGGAGATGTCCGCCGCGCGCGTGCGCCAGGGCTACTCGCCGACCGAAACGGCCACGTTCATCTTCGCCCTCAAGGAACCGGTGTTCGCGCTGCTGCGCACGGCGCTGGCCGGCGACGCCAACGCGCTGGCGGCGGAGCTGACCGACAGCGGCGCCCTGTTCGACCGCATGGGCCTGTACACGGTCGAGCAATACCAGAAGGGCCGCGAGAACGTCATCCTGCGCCAGCAGCAGGAGCTGCTGGAGTTGTCCACGCCCGTCGTGCAACTGTGGAAGGACGTGCTGGCGCTGCCGCTGATCGGCACGCTGGACAGCGCGCGTACCCAGGTGGTGATGGAAAACCTGCTGCAGAAGATCATCGAGACGGGCGCGTCGATCGCCATCATCGACATCACCGGCGTGCCGACCGTCGATACGCTGGTCGCCCAGCACCTGCTCAAGACCGTGGCAGCCGCCCGCCTGATGGGCGCCGACTGCATCATCAGCGGCATCCGCCCACAGATCGCGCAGACCATCGTGCACCTGGGCGTCAACCTGGAAGACGTGACGACCAAGGCGACGCTGGCCGATGCCTTCCTGGTGGCGCTGAAGCGCGTGGGTGCGACGGTCACCCGCACCGACAAGGCAGCCTGA
- a CDS encoding glycoside hydrolase family 2 TIM barrel-domain containing protein codes for MNASDRDLHPRPQWRRDAWLSLDGTWEFAFDDADIGKSEGWHDGRALPLSIEVPFPYQSERSGIGSKDIHEIVWYSRSFDVPPGWRADEGDLLLHFGAVDYATEVWINGLLAGRNRGGHVPFSFNIAPFLRDGSNRVTLRVKDRQDPCQPRGKQSSSGKPVRIYYYCTTGIWQTVWLEPVPAMRLDAMRLTAADPDGTLALEVQLHAPAGGWTVQLDVLASLDQDAPVVARASTAAARASATLRVAIDNARPWSTDDPHLYGLRLRLVRDGATLDSVQAYVGLRSFASRDAHFYLNGRKTFLLMVLDQGYWPDTLLAPPSDEALRADVEWIKRLGFNGVRKHQKIEAPRWLYWCDRLGLLVWEEMPNARNWSLDAEEALLAEWERAVARDVNHPSIVAWVPVVESFGFPALKRHASQQAFLERLVMRTRRLDPSRDVIDNDGWEHTNLTDVCSIHDYSQPAEKLVARYATTQQTGQPPDKGWYKDKPLFLPGGAYRGQPIVLSEVGGFLMQPAGVPEAERDRLFDYYGNARTTAELWLRYRDLMEGIATLTALAGICYTQLIDVEHEQNGLLTYDRQPKFDPDELAALHRALFFDRHD; via the coding sequence ATGAACGCTTCCGACCGCGACCTGCACCCCCGCCCCCAGTGGCGCCGCGACGCCTGGCTGAGCCTCGACGGCACCTGGGAATTCGCCTTCGACGATGCCGACATCGGCAAGAGCGAAGGCTGGCACGACGGCCGCGCGCTGCCGCTGTCCATCGAGGTGCCCTTCCCCTACCAGAGCGAACGCTCCGGCATCGGCAGCAAGGACATTCACGAAATCGTCTGGTACAGCCGCAGCTTCGACGTGCCGCCCGGCTGGCGCGCGGATGAGGGCGACCTGCTGCTGCACTTCGGCGCGGTCGATTACGCCACCGAGGTGTGGATCAACGGCCTGCTGGCCGGCCGCAACCGCGGCGGCCACGTGCCGTTCTCGTTCAATATCGCGCCGTTCCTGCGCGACGGCAGCAACCGCGTCACCCTGCGCGTCAAGGACCGCCAGGACCCTTGCCAGCCGCGCGGCAAGCAGTCGTCCTCCGGCAAGCCGGTGCGCATCTATTATTACTGCACCACCGGCATCTGGCAGACGGTGTGGCTCGAACCCGTGCCGGCCATGCGGCTGGACGCGATGCGCCTGACCGCGGCCGACCCGGACGGCACGCTGGCGCTGGAAGTGCAGCTGCACGCGCCGGCCGGCGGCTGGACCGTGCAGCTGGACGTGCTGGCGTCGCTGGACCAGGATGCGCCGGTCGTTGCCCGCGCCAGCACCGCGGCGGCGCGTGCCAGCGCCACACTGCGCGTCGCCATCGACAACGCCAGGCCCTGGTCGACGGACGACCCGCACCTGTACGGCCTGCGCCTGCGACTGGTACGTGACGGCGCCACGCTCGACAGCGTGCAGGCCTACGTGGGCCTGCGCAGCTTCGCGTCGCGCGACGCACACTTTTACCTGAACGGGCGCAAGACCTTCCTGCTGATGGTGCTGGACCAGGGTTACTGGCCCGATACGCTGCTGGCGCCGCCGTCGGACGAGGCGCTGCGCGCCGATGTCGAATGGATCAAGCGGCTCGGCTTCAACGGTGTGCGCAAGCACCAGAAGATCGAGGCGCCGCGCTGGCTGTACTGGTGCGACCGGCTTGGCCTGCTGGTGTGGGAGGAAATGCCGAACGCGCGCAACTGGTCGCTCGACGCGGAGGAAGCCCTGCTGGCCGAATGGGAGCGCGCCGTGGCGCGCGACGTCAACCATCCTTCCATCGTGGCCTGGGTGCCCGTGGTCGAGAGCTTCGGCTTCCCCGCCCTGAAGCGCCATGCCAGCCAGCAGGCCTTCCTGGAACGCCTGGTGATGCGCACCCGCCGCCTCGATCCGAGCCGCGACGTGATCGACAACGACGGCTGGGAGCACACCAACCTGACCGACGTCTGCTCGATCCACGACTACTCGCAGCCGGCCGAGAAGCTGGTGGCGCGCTATGCGACCACCCAGCAGACCGGCCAGCCGCCCGACAAGGGCTGGTACAAGGACAAGCCGCTGTTCCTGCCCGGCGGTGCCTACCGCGGCCAGCCCATCGTGCTGAGCGAAGTGGGCGGCTTCCTGATGCAGCCGGCCGGCGTGCCCGAAGCCGAACGCGACCGCCTGTTCGATTATTACGGCAACGCCCGTACGACGGCGGAGCTGTGGCTGCGCTACCGCGACCTGATGGAAGGCATCGCCACACTGACGGCGCTGGCCGGCATCTGCTACACCCAGCTGATCGACGTGGAACACGAGCAGAACGGCCTCTTGACCTACGACCGCCAGCCGAAGTTCGACCCCGACGAGCTGGCCGCGCTGCACCGGGCGCTGTTCTTCGACCGGCATGATTGA
- a CDS encoding FAD:protein FMN transferase, which translates to MARLLLIAFVILLGGCTREPPRHKISGHVFGTTVEVTIYDGSRARADALAGAVLAEFDRLHRKYHAWQPSMLTALNDSIARGEPFQADAEMVGLLQSAARLSAQSDYLFNPTIGHLIRLWGFQSSTFGPQAPPAAQIRRWVDAHPTLDDLRYAGTTISSVNPAVMIDLGGYAKGYALDRAAAILRAGGVRAALVNIGGNVLAIGQPGARPWQVGIRDPRGAGTLVMVPLRDNEAMGTSGDYERYFMKDGKRRPHIIDPRTGYPIDLVASVTIVTSGGQDVGLRSDGNSKPLFITGAAGWQAMARRLGLREVLLVDTERRVHVSPALQARLAHAR; encoded by the coding sequence ATGGCGCGGCTGCTGCTGATCGCATTCGTCATTTTGCTGGGCGGCTGCACGCGCGAACCGCCGCGCCACAAGATAAGCGGCCACGTGTTCGGCACCACGGTCGAGGTGACGATCTACGACGGCTCGCGCGCGCGCGCCGACGCGCTGGCCGGCGCCGTGCTGGCCGAATTCGACCGGCTGCACCGCAAGTACCACGCCTGGCAGCCCAGCATGCTGACGGCGCTGAACGACAGCATTGCCAGGGGCGAACCGTTCCAGGCCGATGCCGAGATGGTCGGCCTGCTGCAATCGGCCGCCCGGCTGTCGGCCCAGTCGGACTACCTGTTCAATCCCACCATCGGCCACCTGATCCGGCTGTGGGGCTTCCAGAGCAGCACGTTCGGCCCGCAGGCGCCGCCCGCGGCGCAAATCCGGCGCTGGGTCGACGCCCATCCGACCCTGGACGACCTGCGCTACGCCGGCACCACGATCAGCAGCGTCAATCCGGCCGTGATGATCGACCTGGGCGGCTACGCCAAGGGATATGCGCTGGACCGTGCCGCCGCCATCCTGCGCGCCGGCGGCGTGCGCGCGGCGCTGGTCAATATCGGCGGCAACGTGCTGGCGATCGGCCAGCCCGGCGCCAGGCCGTGGCAGGTCGGCATCCGCGACCCGCGCGGCGCCGGGACGCTCGTCATGGTGCCGCTGCGCGACAACGAGGCGATGGGCACCAGCGGCGACTACGAGCGCTACTTCATGAAGGACGGCAAGCGGCGCCCGCACATCATCGACCCGCGCACCGGCTACCCGATCGACCTGGTGGCGTCGGTCACGATCGTCACCTCGGGCGGCCAGGACGTGGGGCTGCGTTCGGACGGCAATTCGAAACCGCTGTTCATCACGGGCGCGGCGGGCTGGCAGGCGATGGCGCGGCGGCTCGGCCTGCGCGAGGTGCTGCTGGTCGATACGGAACGCAGGGTACATGTGTCGCCCGCCCTGCAGGCGCGGCTGGCGCACGCCAGATAG
- a CDS encoding c-type cytochrome, with the protein MMNKYKLLAALVLGAGTSLAGAADNAKAEAAYKATCMSCHGAGVLGAPKVGDKAAWKPRLAKGKATVYTNAINGFKMMPPRGGNPALKDDEVKAVVDFMVAKSS; encoded by the coding sequence ATGATGAACAAGTACAAACTGCTGGCGGCGCTGGTGCTGGGCGCCGGCACTTCCCTGGCCGGCGCGGCCGACAATGCCAAGGCCGAAGCGGCCTACAAGGCCACCTGTATGTCCTGCCACGGTGCCGGCGTGCTGGGCGCGCCGAAGGTGGGCGACAAGGCCGCGTGGAAGCCGCGCCTGGCCAAGGGCAAGGCAACGGTCTACACCAACGCCATCAACGGCTTCAAGATGATGCCGCCGCGCGGCGGCAACCCGGCGCTGAAGGACGACGAAGTCAAGGCCGTGGTCGACTTCATGGTCGCCAAGAGCAGCTGA
- a CDS encoding nitrous oxide reductase accessory protein NosL: MNKITSTPRWRRLLLAALLAGCGQAASLQALEPAADSACALDGMVLRDYPGAKAQIRYGDGKTDYFCDVVELLRTMLAPEQTRGAAVPFVQDMGKADWRRPQGHWIAARAAVYVVGSRAVGSMGPTVVPFAQRADAEAFAGREGGRVLAFADLSPATLGAPAHGH; encoded by the coding sequence ATGAACAAGATCACATCCACGCCGCGCTGGCGCCGCCTGCTGCTGGCGGCGCTGCTGGCCGGCTGCGGCCAGGCTGCCTCGCTGCAGGCGCTGGAGCCGGCCGCCGATAGCGCCTGTGCCCTGGACGGCATGGTGCTGCGCGACTATCCCGGCGCCAAAGCGCAGATCCGCTACGGCGACGGCAAGACCGACTATTTCTGCGACGTGGTCGAGCTGCTGCGCACCATGCTGGCGCCCGAACAGACCCGCGGTGCCGCGGTGCCCTTCGTGCAGGACATGGGCAAGGCCGACTGGCGGCGCCCGCAAGGGCACTGGATCGCCGCGCGCGCGGCGGTCTACGTGGTCGGCAGCCGCGCGGTCGGCTCGATGGGCCCGACCGTGGTGCCGTTCGCGCAGCGCGCCGACGCCGAGGCCTTTGCCGGCCGCGAAGGCGGCCGGGTGCTGGCCTTTGCCGACCTGTCGCCGGCCACGCTGGGTGCGCCGGCGCATGGCCACTGA
- a CDS encoding ABC transporter permease subunit translates to MSNTFEWRQAAIVAAKEWRDRLRNRWLLAVAAIFAVFALAIGYFGAAQQGQVGFHGIEPTIASLASLVIYLVPLIALILGYDTIVGERERGALELLLSMPISRFEILCGKYLGLAAALASATALGFGVGVLPLSAQLTVADGWRYAYFVGSAILMGWAFLSIALCVSVLAGDRVRASGAALALWFFFVLVFDLLLMGALVASNGGLDSGVFAALLMLNPADVFRLLNVFGSDQAQGMYGLATVMPPGWTRPAALCAVMAAWIALPFTFAYWRFR, encoded by the coding sequence ATGTCGAACACGTTTGAATGGCGCCAGGCAGCCATCGTGGCCGCCAAGGAATGGCGCGACCGGCTGCGCAACCGCTGGCTGCTGGCGGTGGCCGCCATCTTCGCCGTGTTCGCGCTGGCGATCGGCTACTTCGGCGCCGCCCAGCAGGGCCAGGTCGGGTTCCACGGCATCGAGCCGACCATCGCCAGTCTGGCCAGCCTGGTGATCTACCTCGTGCCCCTGATCGCGCTGATTTTGGGCTACGACACCATCGTCGGCGAACGCGAACGGGGAGCGCTGGAGCTGCTGCTGTCGATGCCGATCAGCCGCTTCGAGATCCTGTGCGGCAAATACCTCGGCCTGGCCGCCGCGCTGGCGAGCGCCACGGCGCTGGGCTTCGGCGTCGGCGTGCTGCCGCTCTCCGCCCAGCTGACGGTGGCCGACGGCTGGCGTTACGCGTACTTCGTCGGCAGCGCCATCCTGATGGGGTGGGCCTTCCTCAGCATCGCACTGTGCGTATCCGTGCTGGCCGGCGACCGGGTACGCGCCAGCGGCGCCGCGCTGGCGCTGTGGTTCTTCTTCGTGCTGGTGTTCGACCTGTTGCTGATGGGCGCCCTGGTGGCCAGCAACGGTGGCCTGGACAGCGGCGTCTTCGCCGCGCTGCTGATGCTGAACCCGGCCGACGTGTTCCGGCTGCTGAACGTGTTCGGCTCCGATCAGGCCCAGGGCATGTACGGCCTCGCCACCGTGATGCCGCCCGGCTGGACCCGGCCGGCCGCGCTGTGCGCCGTCATGGCCGCCTGGATCGCCCTGCCCTTTACTTTCGCTTACTGGAGATTTCGATGA
- a CDS encoding ABC transporter ATP-binding protein, translated as MTCSPTDVPADAAIAVDGVTHRFQTLEALHDVSLAIPRGAMFGLIGHNGAGKSTLFRLMLGLIVPTHGSVRVLGQATAAAAFRQARRRIGYLPENFVTYDNLRGNEVLRLFADLKGVPRAECAGLLERVGLDAAAATRPVHTYSKGMRQRLGLAQALLGEPALLFLDEPTNGLDPRGIADFYAILAAAKAGGTTIVITSHILAEIQERVDDLAILQAGRVVAHGTLPQLRTAVALPLRIDATVAPERRAATVAALLLLAARTDNGLTWDEASGRVTVRCPAAAKMAVLAALVPHAADVAVHESTLEQVFLGYGARHVEHV; from the coding sequence ATGACCTGTTCCCCCACTGATGTTCCTGCCGACGCCGCCATCGCCGTCGACGGCGTGACGCACCGCTTTCAAACGCTGGAGGCGCTGCACGACGTCTCGCTGGCGATCCCGCGCGGCGCCATGTTCGGCCTGATCGGCCATAACGGCGCCGGCAAGAGCACCCTGTTCCGCCTGATGCTGGGCCTGATCGTGCCCACGCACGGCAGCGTACGTGTGTTGGGCCAGGCCACCGCCGCCGCCGCATTCCGCCAGGCCCGCCGCCGCATCGGCTACCTGCCCGAGAACTTCGTCACCTACGACAACCTGCGCGGCAACGAGGTGCTGCGGCTGTTCGCCGACCTGAAAGGCGTGCCGCGCGCCGAATGCGCCGGGCTGCTGGAGCGCGTGGGCCTGGATGCCGCGGCCGCCACGCGGCCCGTGCACACCTACTCGAAGGGCATGCGCCAGCGCCTCGGGCTGGCGCAGGCGCTGCTGGGTGAGCCGGCGCTGCTGTTCCTGGACGAGCCCACCAATGGCCTCGACCCGCGCGGCATCGCCGATTTCTACGCGATCCTGGCCGCGGCAAAGGCCGGCGGCACCACCATCGTCATCACCTCGCACATCCTGGCCGAGATCCAGGAACGGGTCGACGACCTGGCGATCCTGCAGGCTGGCCGGGTGGTGGCGCATGGCACCCTGCCTCAGCTGCGCACGGCCGTCGCGCTGCCGCTGCGGATCGACGCCACCGTTGCGCCGGAACGCCGGGCCGCGACGGTGGCGGCATTGTTGCTGCTCGCTGCGCGTACCGACAACGGCCTCACATGGGACGAAGCTTCCGGTCGCGTTACCGTGCGCTGTCCGGCCGCGGCCAAGATGGCGGTGCTCGCCGCCCTGGTGCCGCACGCAGCCGACGTGGCGGTGCACGAATCGACCCTCGAGCAGGTATTTCTAGGCTATGGAGCACGCCATGTCGAACACGTTTGA
- a CDS encoding nitrous oxide reductase family maturation protein NosD encodes MARRIATLLALACGSASAAVVPVAAGQSIAAAIERARPGDTVLVARGTYREHLRIDKPLTLQGQGKPTISAGGSGDTIRITAAGVTVAGLVVRDSGIDLTAQNAAIYVTPGSHRVTIADCDILASLFGIWLEGSDDARLLRNVIRGRADLLSAARGNGIQVYATRGAQVIGNRVSDSRDGIYVDVSRDALFRGNRIHDVRYGTHYMNTNHSTWEDNEVYRSRAGLALMEVRDIVVRRNVAWGHADHGIMLRTIQDSVIEDNVVAGNDRGFFIYDAEYNVVRRNLVINNRTGVHLSAGSSNNRVDDNDFIGNEEQVRFVAARDVLWGRERGNYWSNYSGWDQDGDASGDVPYEANDLVDRLSWRYPLMKLLSASPALQTLRFVARQFPLLRAPSVVDRHPRMRPASTHWKKWHDLFPH; translated from the coding sequence ATCGCCCGGCGCATTGCCACGCTCCTCGCGCTGGCATGCGGCAGCGCCAGCGCGGCCGTCGTGCCGGTGGCGGCGGGCCAGTCGATCGCCGCCGCCATCGAGCGAGCGCGGCCCGGCGACACGGTACTGGTGGCGCGCGGCACCTACCGCGAGCACCTGCGCATCGACAAGCCCTTGACCTTGCAGGGCCAGGGCAAGCCGACGATCAGCGCCGGCGGCAGCGGCGACACCATTCGCATCACGGCCGCGGGCGTCACCGTGGCCGGGCTGGTGGTGCGCGACAGCGGTATCGACCTGACCGCGCAGAACGCCGCCATCTACGTGACCCCGGGCAGCCACCGCGTGACGATCGCCGATTGCGACATCCTCGCCTCGCTGTTCGGCATCTGGCTGGAAGGCAGCGACGACGCCCGCCTGCTGCGCAACGTGATCCGTGGCCGTGCCGACCTGCTGTCCGCCGCGCGCGGCAACGGCATCCAGGTATATGCCACGCGCGGCGCCCAGGTCATCGGCAACCGCGTCAGCGACAGCCGCGACGGCATCTACGTGGACGTCTCGCGCGACGCCCTGTTCCGCGGCAACCGCATCCACGATGTGCGCTACGGCACCCACTACATGAACACCAATCACAGCACCTGGGAAGACAACGAGGTGTATCGCAGCCGCGCCGGCCTGGCGCTGATGGAAGTGCGCGACATCGTCGTGCGGCGCAACGTGGCCTGGGGCCATGCCGACCACGGCATCATGCTGCGCACGATCCAGGATTCCGTCATCGAGGACAACGTCGTCGCCGGCAACGACCGCGGCTTCTTCATCTACGACGCCGAATACAACGTGGTGCGGCGCAACCTCGTCATCAACAACCGCACCGGCGTGCATCTGTCGGCCGGCTCGTCCAACAACCGGGTCGACGACAACGACTTCATCGGCAACGAAGAACAGGTGCGCTTCGTCGCGGCACGCGACGTGCTGTGGGGCCGCGAACGCGGCAACTACTGGAGCAACTACAGCGGCTGGGACCAGGACGGCGACGCCAGCGGCGACGTGCCGTACGAAGCGAACGACCTGGTGGACCGGCTCAGCTGGCGTTACCCGCTGATGAAACTGCTCAGCGCCAGCCCGGCGCTGCAAACCCTGCGCTTCGTCGCGCGCCAGTTCCCCCTGCTGCGCGCGCCGAGCGTCGTCGACCGCCATCCGCGCATGCGGCCCGCCTCGACCCACTGGAAGAAATGGCATGACCTGTTCCCCCACTGA